In Chanodichthys erythropterus isolate Z2021 chromosome 9, ASM2448905v1, whole genome shotgun sequence, a genomic segment contains:
- the abt1 gene encoding activator of basal transcription 1, with the protein MDLLEKKDLKTDLETQDMASEEELNDFKPEEEENANSVQHAEQEMNCEDDDDDDDDDGGLEVESYEEDELEKPKNKKLIPGIVYIGHIPPRLRPKHMRNMLSVYGEIGRVFLQPEDRRVKKKKKKAGNRSSSFTEGWVEFRDKRIAKRVATSLNNTPMANRKRSRFSSDLWSIKYLHRFHWCHLSERLAYERTVYQQRMRTEISQAKKETNFYLASVEKSQNLEKLKKKKQKKGEVVEEKMWDYKQRPTEEEIQLKRFKNKGMSKKNLQKAQEKSKTIQDKAQSNVSLLAKIFSSGKAQD; encoded by the exons ATGGATCTCCTGGAGAAGAAAGACCTTAAAACAGACCTAGAAACGCAAGATATGGCCAGTGAAGAGGAGTTAAATGACTTTAAaccagaggaggaggagaatgCAAACAGTGTCCAACATGCTGAGCAGGAGATGAACtgtgaagatgatgatgatgatgatgatgatgatggaggtCTTGAAGTGGAGAGTTATGAAGAAGATGAGCTTGAGAAACCAAAGAACAAGAAACTTATTCCTGGTATCGTGTATATAGGACACATCCCTCCGAGGTTGAGACCAAAACACATGCGGAATATGCTGAGTGTGTACGGAGAGATCGGCAGGGTCTTCCTACAGCCTGAAG ATCGTCGtgtgaaaaagaagaaaaagaaggcAGGGAACAGATCATCAAGTTTCACCGAGGGATGGGTGGAGTTCAGAGACAAGCGCATCGCTAAGAGAGTCGCAACCAGTCTGAACAACACACCCATGGCCAACAGGAAGAGGAGCCGTTTCAGCAGTGACCTGTGGTCAATAAAG TATCTGCACAGGTTCCATTGGTGCCATCTCAGTGAGCGACTGGCTTATGAGCGGACTGTCTATCAACAGCGTATGCGGACAGAAATCTCCCAGGCGAAGAAGGAGACTAACTTCTACCTGGCTAGTGTGGAAAAGAGCCAGAATCTGGAGAAactaaagaagaagaagcagaagaagGGAGAGGTTGTAGAGGAGAAGATGTGGGACTACAAACAGCGTCCTACAGAAGAAGAGATCCAACTGAAACGGTTTAAGAACAAAGGCATGTCCAAGAAGAACCTCCAGAAGGCACAAGAGAAGAGCAAAACCATCCAGGACAAAGCTCAATCGAACGTTTCCCTCCTGGCCAAGATCTTCAGTAGTGGAAAGGCCCAGGATTGA